One region of Candidatus Delongbacteria bacterium genomic DNA includes:
- the rocD gene encoding ornithine--oxo-acid transaminase — protein sequence MNSKEIIALDNKYGAHNYHPLPVVIAEAKGVMVKDPEGKEYYDFLSAYSAVNQGHRNDKIINALIEQVSKCTLTSRAFHNDVMGKFLKKLCEFTGYEMALPMNTGAEANETAIKLARRWGVEKKGIENGKQEIIVAEDNFHGRTTTIISFSTDPEARINYGPYAPGFKIVPYNNAKAIEEAITENTCAVLLEPIQGEAGVYVPEEGYLTKVREICTKNNVLFIADEVQTGFCRTGKRFAVNHENVKPDIMTLGKALGGGVIPVSACVADHDVMGIFTPGTHGSTFGGYPVAAAVGIASLEVLEEMKLEENAERLGEIFRNEISKVKCDKIKLVRGKGLLNAVVFEEGFEAWDVCITLKENGVLAKQTHGNIIRFAPPLVINEEELRAAIAIIKSVFESIK from the coding sequence AAAAGAAATCATCGCTCTGGACAATAAATACGGAGCACACAACTATCACCCACTACCTGTAGTTATCGCAGAAGCTAAAGGTGTAATGGTAAAAGATCCTGAAGGAAAAGAATATTACGATTTCCTTTCGGCTTATTCTGCTGTAAATCAGGGACATAGAAATGATAAAATCATCAATGCTTTAATCGAGCAAGTTAGTAAATGTACTCTTACATCTAGAGCATTTCACAACGACGTGATGGGTAAGTTCCTTAAAAAGCTTTGTGAATTTACTGGTTATGAAATGGCACTTCCTATGAATACAGGAGCGGAAGCTAATGAAACTGCCATAAAGCTTGCAAGAAGATGGGGTGTTGAGAAGAAAGGAATTGAAAACGGAAAGCAAGAAATTATTGTTGCTGAAGACAATTTCCACGGTAGAACAACAACCATTATATCTTTTTCTACAGATCCAGAAGCAAGAATAAACTATGGTCCTTATGCACCTGGTTTTAAAATTGTACCTTACAACAACGCCAAAGCTATTGAGGAAGCAATCACGGAAAACACATGTGCAGTATTGCTAGAACCAATTCAAGGAGAGGCTGGAGTTTATGTTCCTGAAGAGGGTTATCTAACAAAAGTTAGAGAAATCTGTACAAAAAACAATGTTCTATTCATTGCTGATGAAGTTCAAACAGGCTTCTGCAGAACCGGTAAAAGATTTGCGGTTAATCATGAAAACGTTAAACCAGATATTATGACTCTTGGAAAAGCTTTGGGCGGAGGAGTAATTCCTGTTTCTGCATGTGTTGCTGATCACGATGTAATGGGTATTTTCACACCTGGTACACACGGATCTACATTTGGTGGCTATCCAGTTGCTGCTGCAGTTGGAATTGCATCTCTTGAAGTTCTTGAAGAGATGAAACTTGAGGAGAACGCTGAAAGATTAGGTGAAATTTTCAGAAATGAGATTTCTAAAGTTAAATGTGACAAGATAAAGCTTGTAAGAGGTAAGGGTTTATTAAACGCTGTTGTTTTCGAAGAAGGTTTTGAAGCATGGGATGTATGTATCACTTTAAAAGAAAATGGTGTATTAG